The following nucleotide sequence is from Sulfurospirillum arsenophilum NBRC 109478.
CCATCTCGTTTTGATGATTTTATCAATGGCAATGACAATGCGCTTTCTAAAGCTGAAAAAGAAGGGCTTGAAGTCTTTATAGATAAAGGGTGTGCTAGCTGTCATAATGGTATTGCTTTAGGTGGTACGATGCAACCATTCCAAGTAGCCGGTAAATACAAATTTGCTCAAGTCGGTGATTTTGTAGGTGATAAAAACGGTATGGTTAAAACGCCAACGCTTCGAAATATCAGTGAGACTGCTCCGTATTTTCACAATGGTGCGATTTGGACGCTTAAAGATGCGATCAAAGAGATGGGAAGTACACAGTTAGGTATTAGTATCAGTGATGCTGAAAGTACGAAGATTGAGGCATTTTTGAAAGCATTAAAAGGCAGAAAGCCTGTGGTTGTTTATCCTGAGCTTCCAGAGAGCAGTGAAAAAACACCTAAACCAGACGCTAAGATTTAATGAAGTCATGCCTTCCTAGCAAAACTAGGAAGGAACATTGATACGTTTATTCTACGCCACGTACTCTTTTCATCTCATCTTCTCTCTCTTTGAGGAAAAGTTCCAAGTTGTATTTTACACGATAAACAGGTGTCATAAGGTGAATTAAAACATCTCCCATATCAATAACAGTCCAGTTATCATCAGCGTCAACATTGAGAAAATTCTCTCCAGCACCTTTTAGTTCGGTTTTAAGATGATCTAAAAGTGAAAGTCCGTGTCTCTCACCCATTGTTGTTGCAATAACAACTGTGTTGACAAAATAATCTTTACCTGTCATATCAAATACTTGTATATCTTCTGCTTTTTTGTCACTTAAAGCAGTTACGATTCTCTCTATTCTATTATCCATTGGATTCCTTGTATAAAACGCTATCACTTCATTTTCTATGGCTTTTGGGATAAATCTTCTATCCAAAAATGAGCGGAGCTTTGAAGAACTGATATTAACATTAATTGGTAAAATTTTCAAGTCTTTGGGCGGTGTAAATTCTCCACGAGGCGCTACAACAAATTCTACAAGTGAGCAAAGTTCTTCGTGACGGTTCCATTTGGGGAGTGCAGTAAAACTGTCGCTTCCAACGATCAAAAAGAGTTTTGCTTCAGGATAGAGGCTCTTTACATGTAAAACAGTTTCGATGGTGGGAACTTGCCTTTTTTGATCGCATTCATATGAAAAAATTTCTACTTTTTCCATACCTTGGAACATCTTTGAAAGCCACGCTTGGCGCATGGGAGCAGGAGCACAGAAGCTCTCTTTAAAAGGGCTAAGGTATGTCGTTACGACTAAAAGCTTGTCAATATCGAGAGTTTCAAGGGCTTTTTTGACAATGAGTTCGTGCCCAGTGTGCGGAGGATCGAAGGACCCTCCAAAAATAGCTATATTCAACTTTAGGACTCCATGGACTTTTTAAACTTTTTTATACATCATTTTTGCTAAAATAATTCGCTTTTCAATAAAAGCAAATGGACTAAAACGACTATTATATCAAAAGGAATACCTA
It contains:
- the nadD gene encoding nicotinate (nicotinamide) nucleotide adenylyltransferase, which encodes MNIAIFGGSFDPPHTGHELIVKKALETLDIDKLLVVTTYLSPFKESFCAPAPMRQAWLSKMFQGMEKVEIFSYECDQKRQVPTIETVLHVKSLYPEAKLFLIVGSDSFTALPKWNRHEELCSLVEFVVAPRGEFTPPKDLKILPINVNISSSKLRSFLDRRFIPKAIENEVIAFYTRNPMDNRIERIVTALSDKKAEDIQVFDMTGKDYFVNTVVIATTMGERHGLSLLDHLKTELKGAGENFLNVDADDNWTVIDMGDVLIHLMTPVYRVKYNLELFLKEREDEMKRVRGVE